A single region of the Paraburkholderia sp. SOS3 genome encodes:
- a CDS encoding porin produces MVKITGKKRWVAALVLGSLIDAAHADDSNSVTLYGVMDVAVGVVEHSANASASFPTTVNPVSKVGTQFQHPVYGLFNGGISDSRWGIRGNENLGGGLNAFFDLESGFNEQSGQLANAAASIAGSKNTVGAASALDGQLFNRAAYVGLRDGKFGSVEFGRSTTFGFDVITAYDPLFQSQLFSPIGFSGSYSSGGITEGSRTDNNIKYTNHVGDFNFGLSYSFGGVAGHFGDGSTFGAVAGYQNNAFGIQATYYEARDIVHSGALVGANAIDSPLVGTNVGALSLNDDYDYMIAARYLIGKATIKGGYERFVIKPPSDPVTPGTTVDYFGFTGALSNTTTTTTTNVYFFGGDYQFTPSFDVAAGIYDTQTEQSQGVLGGNQWQYSLLADYHFTRRTDVYAGYMFSKFNGAAFDGFQSTNYILATGIRTLF; encoded by the coding sequence ATGGTGAAAATAACGGGTAAAAAGCGCTGGGTCGCGGCACTCGTGCTCGGATCGCTGATCGATGCCGCGCACGCGGACGACAGCAACAGCGTCACGCTTTACGGGGTGATGGACGTTGCGGTGGGTGTGGTCGAACATAGCGCGAACGCGAGTGCGTCGTTTCCGACCACGGTCAATCCCGTCAGCAAGGTCGGTACGCAGTTCCAGCATCCGGTTTACGGCCTTTTCAACGGCGGCATCTCCGACTCTCGATGGGGCATACGCGGCAATGAAAATCTCGGCGGTGGACTGAATGCGTTCTTCGACCTCGAATCGGGCTTCAATGAACAGTCAGGTCAGTTGGCCAACGCGGCCGCTTCGATTGCAGGCTCCAAAAACACGGTAGGGGCCGCATCGGCGCTTGACGGGCAGTTGTTCAACCGCGCAGCTTATGTCGGACTGCGCGACGGCAAGTTTGGTTCCGTCGAATTCGGCCGTTCGACGACATTCGGCTTCGACGTGATCACCGCGTACGACCCGCTGTTCCAGTCGCAGCTGTTCTCGCCGATCGGCTTCTCGGGATCGTATTCGTCAGGCGGAATTACGGAAGGATCCCGAACCGACAACAACATCAAATACACGAACCATGTAGGCGATTTCAACTTCGGCCTTTCTTATAGCTTCGGCGGCGTCGCAGGGCACTTCGGCGACGGCTCGACCTTCGGTGCCGTGGCCGGTTACCAGAACAACGCATTCGGCATTCAGGCGACTTACTACGAAGCGCGCGATATCGTGCACTCGGGCGCACTCGTCGGCGCGAATGCGATCGATAGCCCGCTCGTCGGCACCAACGTCGGCGCGCTGTCGCTCAACGACGACTACGACTATATGATCGCGGCCCGGTACCTGATCGGCAAGGCGACGATCAAAGGCGGCTACGAGCGCTTCGTGATCAAGCCGCCGAGCGACCCCGTCACGCCCGGCACGACGGTCGACTATTTCGGCTTCACAGGCGCGCTCAGCAACACCACGACGACGACCACGACCAACGTCTACTTCTTCGGCGGCGACTATCAGTTCACGCCGAGCTTCGACGTCGCAGCCGGCATTTACGATACGCAGACGGAGCAGTCGCAAGGCGTATTGGGCGGCAACCAGTGGCAGTACTCGCTGCTTGCCGACTATCACTTCACGCGACGCACGGACGTATACGCCGGTTACATGTTCTCGAAGTTCAATGGCGCCGCCTTCGACGGCTTTCAATCGACGAACTACATTCTTGCGACCGGCATACGCACGTTATTCTGA
- a CDS encoding response regulator transcription factor, with amino-acid sequence MLKVLTIEDDEIAAGEIVNELSRRGFAVHWIDNGKEGMVCALSDDYDVITLDRMLPGMDGLSILTTMRSIGVTTPVLMLSALGDVDERVRGLRAGGDDYLTKPFDPEEMVARLEVLLRRRNAPVPQSEAVLSVGPIELDLVSRKVRRDGEEIALLPTEYRVLEYMMRHAGRTITRTMLFEAVWGYHFDPGTNLIDVHMGRLRKKLDPPGARAMIHTMRGSGYMFGEEQR; translated from the coding sequence ATGTTGAAAGTGCTGACGATCGAAGACGACGAAATCGCCGCGGGCGAGATCGTCAACGAACTGAGCCGTAGGGGGTTTGCCGTGCACTGGATCGACAACGGCAAGGAGGGGATGGTCTGCGCGTTGAGCGACGACTATGATGTGATCACGCTCGACCGCATGTTGCCGGGCATGGACGGCCTGTCGATTCTCACGACCATGCGCAGCATCGGCGTGACGACGCCGGTGCTGATGCTAAGCGCGCTCGGCGACGTCGACGAGCGCGTGCGCGGCCTGCGCGCCGGCGGCGACGACTATCTGACGAAGCCCTTCGATCCCGAAGAGATGGTCGCGCGGCTCGAAGTGCTGCTGCGCAGACGCAACGCACCGGTGCCGCAATCGGAAGCGGTTTTGAGCGTGGGGCCGATCGAGCTCGATCTCGTCTCGCGCAAGGTTCGCCGCGACGGCGAGGAGATCGCGCTACTGCCGACCGAATACCGCGTGCTTGAATATATGATGCGTCATGCCGGGCGCACGATTACGCGCACGATGCTGTTCGAAGCGGTGTGGGGCTACCACTTCGATCCAGGCACGAATCTGATCGACGTGCATATGGGGCGCTTGCGCAAGAAGCTCGATCCGCC